A part of Roseitalea porphyridii genomic DNA contains:
- a CDS encoding CaiB/BaiF CoA transferase family protein produces MQALSNLKVLDLSRYIAGPNCGMILGDMGADVVKVESPGRGEETRLLPPKIGDQGIYTLVYNRNKRAMTLNFRSEEGQKLLRELVAEADIVIENFRPGTLEKMNCDWESLRAINERLVLVRISGYGQTGPWSHKPCFDAIAQAGGGLMELTGQEGGAPMPAGTFIVDYVTSLYACIGALSAIEARHETGKGQLVDLAMLDCSISLLMTALPEFALTGRELSRVGSRDRYSTPAANFQCSDGRWVHINAGSDSLFPRFARAVGQEHLLEDERFATNAARMERIEEVEAIVSAWTAERGADAVLEAMDAAGIPCARVDSIGEIFSNEQLRARDQIMKVSNPAYGTLSMAGIPLRLSETPGTVRHAPPVVGQHTDEVLADWLDYDDGTIADLRQKGAI; encoded by the coding sequence ATGCAAGCGCTGAGCAATCTGAAGGTCCTTGACCTGTCGCGGTACATCGCGGGGCCGAACTGCGGCATGATCCTGGGCGACATGGGCGCCGACGTGGTCAAGGTGGAGAGCCCCGGCCGCGGCGAGGAGACCCGGCTGCTGCCGCCAAAAATCGGCGATCAGGGCATCTACACGCTCGTCTACAACCGCAACAAGCGCGCGATGACGCTCAACTTCCGCAGCGAGGAAGGCCAGAAGCTTCTGCGCGAACTTGTGGCCGAGGCCGACATCGTCATCGAGAACTTCCGGCCGGGCACGCTCGAAAAGATGAACTGCGACTGGGAGAGCCTGCGCGCGATCAACGAGCGGCTCGTGCTGGTCCGCATCTCCGGCTACGGACAGACCGGGCCGTGGAGCCACAAGCCCTGTTTCGACGCGATTGCCCAGGCCGGCGGCGGCCTGATGGAACTGACCGGTCAGGAAGGCGGCGCGCCGATGCCCGCCGGCACCTTCATCGTCGACTATGTCACCTCGCTTTATGCCTGCATCGGCGCGCTCTCGGCGATCGAGGCGCGGCACGAGACAGGAAAGGGGCAACTGGTCGATCTGGCGATGCTCGACTGCTCGATCTCGCTGCTGATGACCGCGCTGCCCGAATTCGCCCTGACGGGCCGGGAGCTCAGCCGGGTGGGAAGCCGCGATCGCTATTCGACGCCGGCGGCCAACTTTCAGTGCAGCGACGGGCGCTGGGTCCACATCAATGCGGGCAGCGACAGCCTGTTTCCGCGTTTCGCGCGGGCGGTCGGCCAGGAGCATCTGCTCGAGGACGAGCGCTTTGCGACGAACGCGGCACGCATGGAACGGATCGAGGAGGTCGAGGCGATCGTCTCGGCATGGACAGCCGAGCGTGGCGCGGACGCGGTTCTGGAAGCGATGGACGCGGCGGGTATTCCCTGCGCACGGGTCGACAGTATCGGCGAGATCTTCTCGAACGAGCAGCTGCGCGCGCGCGACCAGATCATGAAGGTGTCCAATCCGGCCTACGGGACGCTCAGCATGGCCGGCATCCCGCTTCGCCTTTCCGAGACGCCGGGCACGGTGCGTCAT